The following proteins come from a genomic window of Herpetosiphonaceae bacterium:
- a CDS encoding discoidin domain-containing protein — protein sequence MTNAMKKTAFMLPPLARTVLMLLALITGITMVPTAQPMQAASSMSQSPQVIAPPTPGAQLWLRADAGVTASAGKVSAWADQSGAGNHASMTTTSRQPALIENTLNNLPVLRFNGAQSLTLSTPVSPRTFTIFIVGKNSKSTETYSMILGPGGSSPNNQLRWENGSQVLVVGSGNNLPTTRSSIGNTRVYHALMVRYDGATLTFYRDGSLISSHTLTTSGPWTLAQIGAYYSSSFMTGDIAEILIYPTALIEADRNRTNSYLHQKYALSDDVLLKARLQQTMQPVLTYAQNLQFRNLVYNGIARRFDGDDNILLSTVIQEAEQAGIVDPNAPDWQSFKAQVAQFQDVNGSVYYPQIYIPNFGEVAPDSTGVSMVVYETDLSKTHLTAYQVDSTGNLRPKTDPVDETYTETYEVWVLSVNERIDPDTPYAQASDTDRDEMRTASSTMSITQASTQAIACNPTGIRNNKGMEYLQKFKVPSPSSVEHWTAGKLEPRLVIVGNGGAELKNAYFGKIKRRTIRNWYTTDLFITTWDRATWGNYWAYKWVEIDGGPKVEISLGLSATILQKIDATAGVKAIIEKRYDDMGAAVVGFEESTFIQYGTGTVDWMVCSVGGEGGSGDENLARSAIAAASSTYPYDGYAPSRVNDGSRTTTVGGAYSWVNADRYAPDGYLPQWVQLDFGTTKTFSRVVMYTSSGYPIQDYDIQVWDGSTWVTVDSRTGNTALTVTHTFAPTTARLVRILGRRGPSNQPQYVRVNEFEVYP from the coding sequence ATGACAAACGCCATGAAAAAGACTGCCTTCATGCTGCCCCCCCTCGCTCGGACTGTGCTGATGCTTTTGGCCCTGATCACCGGGATCACGATGGTGCCAACCGCCCAACCGATGCAGGCGGCCTCATCAATGTCGCAATCTCCTCAGGTCATCGCTCCTCCGACCCCCGGCGCGCAACTCTGGTTACGAGCGGACGCAGGCGTAACCGCCAGCGCTGGCAAGGTATCAGCCTGGGCTGATCAGAGCGGCGCGGGAAATCACGCCTCTATGACCACGACGTCGCGACAGCCGGCCCTGATCGAGAATACGCTCAATAACCTGCCTGTGCTCCGCTTCAACGGCGCACAGTCGCTCACGCTGAGTACTCCGGTCAGCCCTCGAACCTTCACGATTTTCATTGTTGGAAAGAACAGCAAGTCTACCGAAACATACAGTATGATCCTGGGTCCGGGCGGTTCTTCACCAAACAACCAGCTCCGCTGGGAAAATGGCAGCCAGGTGCTGGTTGTGGGCAGCGGCAATAACCTGCCGACAACGAGGAGTTCCATCGGCAATACCCGTGTGTACCATGCTCTCATGGTTCGTTACGACGGTGCTACGCTCACCTTCTATCGAGATGGGAGCCTGATCTCCTCGCACACGTTGACGACGTCCGGTCCCTGGACCCTGGCGCAAATCGGTGCCTACTACTCGTCGTCCTTCATGACCGGGGATATCGCCGAAATCCTGATCTACCCAACGGCCCTGATCGAGGCAGACAGGAATAGAACAAACAGCTATCTCCACCAGAAGTATGCGCTCTCCGACGATGTCTTGCTCAAAGCCCGCCTCCAGCAGACGATGCAGCCGGTGCTCACGTATGCGCAGAACCTCCAGTTCCGCAACCTGGTCTACAACGGCATCGCGAGAAGGTTCGACGGTGATGACAATATCTTGCTCAGCACGGTCATCCAGGAAGCAGAACAGGCAGGCATCGTCGACCCGAACGCGCCAGACTGGCAATCGTTCAAAGCCCAAGTTGCGCAGTTCCAAGATGTCAACGGGAGCGTCTATTACCCGCAGATCTACATTCCCAACTTCGGGGAGGTGGCCCCAGATAGCACCGGCGTGTCGATGGTCGTCTATGAAACGGATCTGAGCAAGACGCACCTGACCGCCTATCAGGTGGACTCAACGGGCAATCTTCGTCCCAAGACCGATCCGGTCGACGAAACCTATACAGAAACCTATGAGGTCTGGGTGCTATCCGTGAATGAGCGTATCGATCCGGATACCCCGTATGCGCAGGCGAGCGACACGGACCGGGACGAGATGCGCACGGCATCATCGACGATGTCCATCACGCAAGCGTCTACCCAGGCCATCGCATGCAATCCGACGGGAATTAGGAATAACAAGGGGATGGAATACCTCCAGAAATTCAAGGTTCCAAGTCCCTCCTCCGTCGAACATTGGACGGCTGGCAAGCTGGAGCCACGGCTTGTCATCGTCGGCAACGGAGGGGCAGAGCTCAAGAATGCGTATTTTGGCAAGATCAAGCGCAGGACCATTCGCAACTGGTATACGACCGATCTCTTCATCACCACCTGGGACCGGGCAACGTGGGGCAACTACTGGGCCTACAAGTGGGTTGAAATCGATGGTGGGCCGAAAGTCGAGATCTCGCTGGGTCTGAGCGCGACGATCTTGCAGAAGATCGATGCCACCGCCGGCGTGAAAGCGATCATTGAGAAGAGATACGACGACATGGGCGCTGCGGTTGTTGGATTCGAGGAGTCCACGTTTATCCAGTATGGCACCGGGACCGTCGACTGGATGGTATGTAGCGTCGGCGGGGAGGGTGGTAGCGGCGATGAGAACCTCGCGCGCTCGGCGATTGCTGCCGCATCTTCGACCTATCCCTACGATGGATACGCTCCATCACGGGTCAACGATGGGTCAAGAACGACCACGGTGGGCGGCGCGTATAGCTGGGTTAATGCGGATAGGTACGCTCCCGACGGCTACCTCCCACAGTGGGTGCAGCTCGACTTCGGAACGACCAAGACGTTCTCGAGGGTGGTCATGTACACAAGCTCAGGATATCCCATCCAGGATTACGATATTCAGGTGTGGGACGGCAGCACCTGGGTCACGGTCGACTCTAGAACCGGGAATACCGCCCTCACGGTGACACATACCTTTGCGCCGACAACGGCACGGCTGGTGCGTATCCTTGGTCGCCGTGGACCATCGAACCAACCACAGTACGTTCGTGTCAACGAGTTCGAGGTCTATCCATGA